One segment of Peromyscus leucopus breed LL Stock chromosome 5, UCI_PerLeu_2.1, whole genome shotgun sequence DNA contains the following:
- the LOC114685872 gene encoding NADH dehydrogenase [ubiquinone] 1 subunit C1, mitochondrial-like, producing MAPSSVLRPFSRLLAPARLPSCSSMRSKFYVREPYNAKPNWLRVGLALGTSVFLWVYLIQQHNEDVLEYKRRNGLE from the coding sequence ATGGCGCCGTCCTCGGTCCTGCGTCCGTTCTCGCGGCTGCTGGCCCCCGCCCGCCTGCCGAGCTGCTCTTCAATGCGGTCCAAGTTCTACGTCCGGGAGCCGTACAATGCCAAACCTAACTGGCTGAGAGTTGGGCTGGCCTTGGGCACCTCGGTTTTCCTGTGGGTTTATCTCATTCAACAACATAATGAAGATGTTTTGgaatataaaagaagaaatggattgGAATAA
- the LOC114685882 gene encoding olfactory receptor 2W1-like, with the protein MDPRNYSALHVFILLGFSDHPQLEMILSGVVTFFYVITLVGNTAIIFATLLDPHLHTPMYFFLRNLSFLDLCYTTSIVPQMLVNLWGPDKTISSVGCIVQLYVYMWLGSIECLLLAVMSYDRFTAICKPLHYFIIMNPRLCIKMIVMVWSISLANSVVLCTLTVNLPRCGRNLLDHFLCELPAMVKIACVDTTAVEMSVFALGIVIVLTPLILILISYGYIAKTVLNMKSRASQKKAMNTCGSHLTVVAMFYGTIIYLYLQPGNRASKDQGKFLTLFYTIITPSLNPLIYTLRNRDMKDALRKLMRFYHRFAEARRN; encoded by the coding sequence ATGGACCCAAGAAATTACAGTGCTCTGCATGTTTTTATCCTGCTTGGCTTCTCTGACCACCCTCAACTGGAAATGATCCTCTCTGGAGTTGTCACCTTCTTTTACGTTATTACCTTAGTGGGTAACACAGCTATCATTTTTGCAACCCTCCTGGATCCCCATCTCCATACACCAATGTACTTTTTCCTCAGGAATTTATCTTTTCTGGATTTGTGTTACACAACAAGCATTGTCCCTCAGATGCTGGTTAACTTGTGGGGACCTGATAAGACCATCAGCTCTGTGGGTTGTATTGTTCagctttatgtgtatatgtggctaGGTTCCATTGAGTGTCTTCTCCTGGCTGTCATGTCCTATGATCGTTTCACAGCTATCTGTAAGCCACTGCACTATTTTATAATCATGAATCCACGTCTGTGTATCAAGATGATTGTCATGGTCTGGAGTATTAGTTTGGCCAACTCAGTAGTATTATGCACACTCACTGTGAATTTGCCTAGATGTGGACGCAACCTTCTGGATCATTTCTTGTGTGAGTTGCCAGCCATGGTCAAGATAGCTTGTGTAGACACCACAGCAGTTGAAATGTCTGTTTTTGCTCTGGGCATTGTTATTGTCCTTACGCCTCTTATCCTTATTCTGATTTCCTATGGCTACATAGCCAAAACTGTGCTCAACATGAAGTCAAGGGCAAGccaaaaaaaagcaatgaatacCTGTGGGTCTCATCTTACTGTAGTGGCTATGTTCTATGGAACTATTATCTATCTGTACTTACAACCAGGTAACAGGGCCTCCAAGGACCAGGGCAAGTTCCTCACCCTCTTTTACACCATCATCACTCCAAGTCTCAACCCCCTCATTTACACCCTAAGAAACAGAGACATGAAAGATGCACTGAGAAAACTCATGAGGTTTTACCACAGATTTGCAGAAGCAAGGAGAAACTAG